One Pectobacterium colocasium DNA segment encodes these proteins:
- the fruK gene encoding 1-phosphofructokinase, with product MSRRVATITLNPAYDLVGYCPEVEKGEVNLVQTAGLHAAGKGINVAKVLKDLGIDVTVGGFLGKDNQDGFQQLFSELGIANRFQVVPGRTRINVKLTEKDGDVTDFNFSGFEVTQQDWQRFVNDSLSWLGQFDMVAVSGSLPAGVDPDAFTDWMSRLRTQCPCIIFDSSREALVAGLKASPWLVKPNRRELEIWAGRKLPTLADVVDAAHALREQGIAHVVISLGAEGALWVNASGAWLAKPPACDVVSTVGAGDSMVGGLIYGLLMRESSEHTLRLATAVSALAVSQSNVGITDRPQLAAMMARVDLKPFN from the coding sequence ATGAGCAGGAGAGTAGCCACAATCACCCTGAATCCAGCTTATGACCTGGTTGGCTATTGCCCGGAAGTTGAGAAAGGCGAAGTCAATCTGGTTCAGACAGCGGGTCTGCACGCCGCAGGCAAAGGCATTAACGTTGCCAAGGTGCTGAAAGATCTCGGGATTGATGTCACGGTAGGTGGCTTTCTGGGCAAAGACAATCAGGATGGTTTTCAGCAACTGTTCAGCGAGCTGGGCATTGCTAACCGTTTCCAGGTTGTGCCAGGACGTACGCGCATTAACGTCAAATTAACCGAAAAAGATGGTGACGTCACCGACTTCAACTTTTCCGGTTTTGAAGTGACACAGCAGGACTGGCAGCGTTTCGTCAATGATTCGCTGAGCTGGCTGGGGCAGTTCGACATGGTTGCGGTAAGCGGCAGTCTGCCTGCTGGCGTCGATCCTGATGCATTTACCGACTGGATGTCTCGTCTGCGTACGCAGTGTCCTTGCATTATTTTCGACAGCAGCCGTGAAGCGCTGGTGGCGGGATTGAAAGCCTCTCCCTGGTTGGTGAAACCAAACCGTCGGGAGCTGGAGATATGGGCTGGGCGTAAATTACCTACGCTGGCTGATGTGGTGGATGCCGCTCACGCGCTGCGTGAACAGGGTATTGCACATGTTGTGATCTCACTGGGTGCGGAAGGTGCGCTGTGGGTGAATGCATCGGGTGCGTGGCTGGCTAAACCACCTGCTTGTGATGTGGTAAGTACGGTAGGTGCGGGCGACTCCATGGTTGGGGGGTTGATTTATGGCTTATTAATGCGTGAGTCCAGTGAGCACACTCTGCGTTTGGCGACGGCAGTTTCGGCTCTGGCCGTGAGCCAAAGTAATGTTGGTATTACCGATCGTCCTCAGTTGGCCGCGATGATGGCGCGCGTCGACCTGAAACCCTTTAACTGA
- the setB gene encoding sugar efflux transporter SetB, with amino-acid sequence MFTPANTTRRPLDLTSSAFLVIAFLTGTAGALQLPTLSLFLSSEVQARPFLVGMFYTGSAVIGIVVSQMLATRSDRQGDRKSLIFVCCLLGALACMLFAWNRNYFILLFIGVLLSSFGSTANPQLFALAREHADKTGREAAMFSSILRAQISLAWVVGPPIAFALALGFGFTTMYLTAAAVFILCGILVKLFLPSMPKAVEKTTSTLESPRRNRRDTLLLFVACTLMWTCNGIYLINMPLYLVHELHLPEKLAGIMMGVAAGLEIPVMLIAGYVAKRFGKRFLMRLAVASGLLFFGGLLVLDGEIALLGLQALNAIFIGILAGIGMLYFQDLMPGQAGAATTLFTNTTRVGWIISGSLAGIVAEIWNYHAVFFFALLMIVGSIYCMWRIKDA; translated from the coding sequence ATGTTCACTCCTGCAAACACAACACGACGCCCGCTTGATCTGACATCGTCAGCATTCCTGGTTATTGCCTTTCTGACCGGAACAGCCGGCGCCCTGCAACTTCCTACGCTCAGCCTCTTTCTTTCCAGTGAAGTACAGGCTCGCCCTTTTCTGGTGGGGATGTTTTATACCGGCAGTGCGGTTATCGGTATTGTCGTTAGTCAGATGCTGGCTACGCGTTCGGACCGTCAGGGCGATCGCAAATCGCTGATCTTCGTGTGCTGCCTGCTGGGCGCACTGGCCTGCATGCTGTTTGCCTGGAACCGTAACTACTTTATTCTGCTTTTTATTGGCGTTCTGCTGAGCAGTTTTGGCTCCACCGCCAACCCACAGCTCTTTGCGCTGGCACGGGAGCACGCAGATAAAACAGGTCGTGAAGCGGCGATGTTCAGCTCCATCCTCCGCGCCCAAATTTCTCTCGCCTGGGTTGTTGGCCCGCCAATCGCTTTTGCGTTGGCGCTAGGGTTCGGCTTCACCACGATGTACCTGACTGCGGCGGCCGTCTTTATTTTGTGCGGCATTCTGGTCAAACTCTTTCTGCCCTCCATGCCCAAAGCGGTGGAAAAGACCACCTCAACGCTGGAATCACCGCGTCGTAATCGCCGAGACACGCTCTTGTTGTTCGTTGCCTGTACCTTGATGTGGACCTGCAACGGGATTTACCTCATTAATATGCCACTGTATCTGGTGCATGAACTGCATCTACCGGAAAAGCTGGCGGGGATCATGATGGGCGTGGCGGCCGGGCTGGAAATTCCGGTCATGCTGATTGCGGGTTACGTCGCGAAACGCTTCGGGAAACGTTTCCTGATGCGGCTTGCCGTTGCCTCCGGATTGCTGTTCTTCGGCGGCTTGCTGGTTCTCGATGGGGAAATTGCGCTGCTGGGATTACAAGCGCTGAACGCGATCTTTATTGGCATTCTGGCCGGAATCGGCATGCTCTATTTTCAGGATTTGATGCCCGGACAGGCCGGTGCTGCCACCACGTTGTTCACCAATACCACCCGCGTTGGCTGGATCATCTCTGGTTCACTG
- the fruA gene encoding PTS fructose transporter subunit IIBC has translation MKTLLILDKSLGLARSQLVKNLLGAAAAKAGVTFTEQANDAELAIVLGASAAADSALNGKQVYVGDIELAVSQPEAFLAKARAEATTYQAVASASVQQPAAAKRIVAVTACPTGVAHTFMAAEAIESEAKKRGWWVKVETRGSVGAGNAITPEEVEQADLVIVAADIEVDLAKFAGKKMYRTSTGLALKKTAQELDKAQAEAKVYQPSGQTNASSASESAQKGGTGPYRHLLTGVSYMLPMVVAGGLCIALSFVFGIEAFKQEGTLAAALMKIGGGSAFALMVPVLAGYIAFSIADRPGLTPGLVGGMLAVSTGAGFLGGIIAGFLAGYVAKAINNKLILPQSLTALKPILIIPLFATLITGLIMIYVVGTPVAKILTGLTGWLQSMGTANAVILGAILGAMMCTDMGGPVNKVAYVFGTTLLSSQIYAPMAAVMAAGMVPPLAMGLATVLASKKFNPTEREGGKAAFVLGLCFISEGAIPYAARDPMRVLPCCIIGGALTGALSMAVGAKLMAPHGGLFVLLIPGAITPVIGYLLAIIAGTAVAGVLYALLKRSDEQLAKVA, from the coding sequence ATGAAAACGCTGCTGATTTTGGATAAATCACTGGGCCTGGCGAGAAGCCAACTGGTGAAGAACCTACTCGGCGCTGCCGCTGCGAAAGCAGGGGTGACGTTTACAGAACAGGCTAACGACGCTGAACTGGCGATCGTTCTGGGTGCATCCGCTGCGGCGGACAGCGCACTGAATGGCAAGCAGGTTTATGTCGGTGACATTGAGCTGGCTGTTTCGCAGCCGGAAGCCTTTTTGGCAAAGGCGCGGGCTGAAGCAACGACGTATCAGGCTGTCGCGTCAGCTTCCGTTCAGCAACCCGCTGCTGCCAAGCGCATTGTTGCCGTAACGGCGTGTCCGACTGGCGTCGCGCACACGTTTATGGCAGCAGAAGCGATTGAAAGTGAAGCTAAAAAACGCGGCTGGTGGGTTAAAGTGGAAACGCGCGGCTCCGTTGGCGCGGGCAACGCGATTACCCCAGAAGAAGTGGAACAGGCCGATCTGGTGATCGTTGCTGCGGATATTGAAGTCGATCTGGCGAAGTTTGCGGGCAAGAAGATGTATCGCACTTCTACAGGGCTGGCGCTGAAGAAAACGGCGCAGGAGCTGGATAAAGCACAGGCTGAAGCGAAAGTGTATCAGCCGTCTGGGCAAACCAATGCCTCAAGCGCGAGCGAGTCTGCTCAGAAAGGCGGAACGGGTCCTTATCGTCACCTGCTGACCGGCGTATCCTATATGCTGCCGATGGTGGTGGCGGGTGGTCTGTGTATCGCCCTGTCGTTTGTCTTTGGTATTGAGGCCTTTAAACAGGAAGGTACGCTGGCCGCGGCGCTGATGAAGATCGGTGGCGGTTCTGCCTTCGCACTGATGGTGCCAGTGCTGGCGGGCTATATCGCTTTCTCCATTGCGGATCGTCCGGGATTAACGCCGGGTCTGGTTGGCGGGATGTTAGCGGTGAGTACGGGTGCGGGCTTCCTCGGTGGGATCATCGCGGGTTTTCTGGCCGGTTATGTGGCCAAAGCGATCAACAATAAGCTGATCCTGCCGCAAAGTCTGACGGCGCTAAAACCGATTCTGATCATTCCGCTATTTGCTACGCTGATCACCGGTCTTATCATGATTTATGTCGTCGGTACGCCGGTGGCGAAAATCCTGACTGGCCTGACAGGCTGGCTGCAATCCATGGGCACGGCGAATGCGGTGATTCTGGGTGCGATCCTGGGTGCGATGATGTGTACGGACATGGGCGGGCCGGTTAACAAAGTGGCTTACGTCTTCGGTACGACCTTGCTCAGTAGCCAGATTTACGCACCGATGGCCGCCGTTATGGCAGCCGGTATGGTGCCACCGCTGGCAATGGGTCTGGCGACCGTGCTGGCAAGCAAGAAATTCAACCCGACCGAACGTGAAGGCGGTAAAGCGGCGTTTGTACTGGGCCTGTGCTTTATTTCCGAAGGGGCGATTCCTTACGCGGCGCGTGATCCAATGCGCGTTCTGCCTTGCTGTATCATCGGTGGCGCACTGACTGGTGCACTGTCGATGGCGGTGGGCGCTAAGCTGATGGCACCACACGGTGGTCTGTTCGTGCTGTTGATTCCTGGCGCGATTACCCCGGTTATTGGCTACCTGTTAGCGATCATTGCGGGAACCGCAGTGGCTGGCGTGCTGTACGCGCTGCTGAAACGCTCTGATGAACAACTGGCGAAAGTCGCGTAA
- a CDS encoding amino acid permease yields MAQHDIQQTTQGAPTLRRELKARHLTMIAIGGSIGTGLFVASGATVSQAGPGGALLSYALIGLMVYFLMTSLGELAAFMPVSGSFSSYGSRYVEEGFGFALGWNYWYNWAVTIAVDLVAAQLVMGYWFPEVSGWIWSALFLALMFLLNYISVKGFGEAEYWFSLIKVATVIIFIAVGVMMITGIMSGAENAGFHNWEIGDAPFAGGFSAMIGVAMIVGFSFQGTELIGVAAGESQEPSKNIPRAIRQVFWRILLFYIFAILIISLIIPYTDPNLLRNDVKDITVSPFTLVFENAGLLSAAAVMNAVILTAVLSAGNSGMYASTRMLFTLASEGKAPRMFAKLSKGGVPRNALYATTVVAALCFLSSLYGNQTVYLWLLNTSGMTGFIAWLGIAISHYRFRRGYVMQGHDLNRLPYQSSFFPLGPIFAFVLCLIITLGQNYQAFLQDKIDWYGVTATYIGIPLFLLIWFGYKLCRGTRFIKYQDMTYPDHKD; encoded by the coding sequence ATGGCTCAGCACGATATTCAACAAACTACACAGGGCGCACCGACCCTGCGCCGTGAACTGAAAGCACGGCATTTAACGATGATCGCCATTGGCGGATCGATTGGCACCGGATTATTTGTCGCGTCTGGTGCGACGGTTTCACAAGCAGGCCCGGGTGGCGCACTGTTGTCTTATGCCCTGATTGGCCTGATGGTTTACTTCCTGATGACCAGCCTGGGTGAACTGGCGGCGTTCATGCCAGTTTCCGGTTCATTCTCCAGCTATGGTTCCCGTTATGTAGAAGAAGGATTCGGCTTCGCGCTGGGCTGGAACTACTGGTACAACTGGGCGGTGACCATCGCGGTCGATCTGGTGGCGGCGCAACTGGTGATGGGATATTGGTTCCCAGAGGTGTCCGGCTGGATCTGGAGTGCGCTGTTCCTGGCGCTGATGTTCCTGCTTAACTACATTTCCGTGAAAGGGTTTGGCGAGGCGGAATACTGGTTCTCACTGATTAAAGTGGCGACGGTCATCATTTTTATCGCCGTTGGCGTGATGATGATTACGGGCATCATGAGCGGTGCGGAAAATGCCGGATTCCACAACTGGGAAATTGGCGATGCGCCGTTTGCCGGTGGCTTCTCTGCCATGATAGGTGTGGCGATGATCGTGGGCTTCTCTTTTCAGGGAACGGAACTGATCGGCGTGGCGGCAGGGGAATCTCAGGAGCCAAGCAAAAACATTCCGCGTGCCATCCGTCAGGTTTTCTGGCGTATCCTGCTGTTCTACATCTTCGCGATTCTGATTATCAGCTTAATCATTCCCTATACCGATCCGAACCTGCTGCGTAATGACGTCAAAGACATTACGGTAAGCCCGTTCACGCTGGTGTTTGAGAACGCGGGCCTGCTGTCTGCTGCTGCGGTGATGAATGCGGTCATCCTGACCGCGGTGCTGTCGGCGGGTAACTCGGGGATGTACGCCTCTACGCGTATGTTGTTTACGCTGGCATCGGAAGGCAAAGCGCCGCGCATGTTCGCTAAGCTGTCAAAAGGCGGTGTACCGCGTAATGCGCTGTATGCCACCACTGTAGTAGCGGCACTGTGTTTCCTGTCTTCTTTGTATGGCAATCAAACGGTTTATCTGTGGCTACTGAATACGTCGGGTATGACCGGCTTTATCGCCTGGTTGGGGATCGCTATTAGCCATTATCGCTTCCGTCGCGGGTACGTTATGCAGGGGCATGATCTGAACCGCCTGCCTTATCAATCAAGTTTCTTCCCGTTGGGGCCGATATTTGCGTTTGTGCTCTGCTTGATTATCACTTTGGGACAGAACTATCAGGCGTTTCTGCAAGACAAAATCGACTGGTATGGCGTGACGGCAACGTACATCGGTATTCCGCTGTTCCTGCTGATTTGGTTCGGCTACAAGCTGTGCCGTGGAACGCGTTTTATCAAATATCAGGATATGACGTACCCCGATCATAAAGACTAA
- the nfo gene encoding deoxyribonuclease IV produces the protein MKYIGAHVSASGGVDQAVIRAHEIQATAFALFTKNQRQWQAAPLSTEVIDRFKTACEQYAYTPAQILPHDSYLINLGHPDAEALEKSRSAFIDEMSRCQQLGLSLLNFHPGSHLKQIKETDCLARIAESINIALAETDGVTAVIENTAGQGSNLGFRFEHLAAIIDGVEDKGRVGVCIDTCHAFAGGYDLRTEADCEATFAEFDRIVGFRYLRGMHLNDAKSAFGSRVDRHHSLGEGNIGKTAFSYIMKDARFDGIPMILETINPDIWADEIAWLKSEAQR, from the coding sequence ATGAAATACATCGGGGCGCACGTTAGCGCATCTGGCGGAGTCGATCAGGCCGTGATTCGCGCACATGAGATACAAGCGACGGCTTTCGCTTTATTTACCAAGAATCAGCGCCAATGGCAGGCCGCGCCGCTCAGTACAGAGGTCATCGACCGTTTTAAAACCGCCTGTGAGCAGTACGCCTATACGCCAGCACAGATTCTGCCCCACGATAGCTATCTGATTAATCTGGGTCACCCGGACGCCGAAGCGCTGGAGAAATCTCGCAGCGCGTTTATTGATGAAATGTCCCGCTGCCAGCAGCTTGGGCTAAGCCTGCTGAATTTTCACCCCGGCAGCCATCTGAAACAGATAAAGGAAACGGACTGTCTGGCACGTATCGCCGAGTCTATCAATATCGCGCTGGCGGAAACGGATGGCGTCACCGCCGTGATTGAGAATACCGCCGGGCAAGGCAGTAATTTGGGTTTCCGCTTTGAGCATCTGGCAGCCATCATCGACGGCGTAGAAGATAAAGGCCGCGTCGGCGTCTGTATCGATACCTGCCACGCTTTCGCCGGTGGCTATGACCTGCGGACAGAAGCCGATTGCGAAGCCACTTTCGCTGAATTCGATCGCATTGTTGGGTTTCGCTATCTGCGCGGAATGCATTTGAATGATGCCAAAAGCGCGTTCGGCAGCCGTGTTGACCGACACCATAGCCTAGGGGAAGGCAATATTGGCAAAACCGCTTTCAGCTATATCATGAAAGATGCCCGTTTTGACGGCATCCCGATGATTCTGGAAACGATCAACCCTGATATCTGGGCTGACGAAATCGCCTGGCTCAAATCCGAAGCGCAGCGCTAG
- a CDS encoding YeiH family protein has translation MALPATLPTIAPPDGAKARLPGLLLVSLITFSLLWLANIPKIAHWGPGSLTLAILIGIVLGNSVYPRLHPLCDPGVQWAKQHLLRWGIILYGFRLSFQQVAAVGFTGVAVDLTVVTLTFLLACWIGKRWLKLDDETVMLIGAGSSICGAAAIMATAPVVKASSNAIAVAVSTVVIFGTTAMFLYPWLYQLNLDHHWIDITPQIVGLYFGSTIHEVAQVVAAGHAIDGATENIAVISKMLRVMMLAPFLLILGFYLKKATQKSDAEDAIPLMFPWFALGFIAVAAFNSFSLLSPTLVTQLVQLNNILLTMAMVALGLTTRFSAIRQAGAKPLLLALVLFLWLVVGGAGINLFFEHLFG, from the coding sequence ATGGCTCTTCCTGCGACATTACCTACGATAGCCCCACCCGATGGAGCAAAAGCGCGATTGCCCGGTCTGCTGTTAGTAAGTTTAATAACTTTTTCGCTCCTCTGGCTGGCAAATATTCCGAAAATCGCCCATTGGGGACCCGGTTCACTGACATTGGCGATCCTGATTGGGATCGTTCTGGGAAACAGCGTTTATCCGCGTCTTCATCCTCTGTGCGATCCGGGCGTGCAGTGGGCCAAACAGCATTTACTGCGCTGGGGCATCATACTTTATGGTTTTCGCCTCAGCTTTCAGCAGGTTGCTGCCGTTGGCTTTACCGGTGTCGCGGTCGATCTTACCGTCGTCACGTTGACGTTTCTACTCGCCTGCTGGATAGGCAAACGCTGGCTGAAACTCGACGATGAAACCGTAATGCTCATCGGCGCTGGCAGCAGCATCTGCGGTGCGGCGGCGATCATGGCAACAGCCCCCGTTGTCAAAGCGTCCAGCAACGCCATTGCCGTCGCCGTTTCCACCGTGGTGATTTTCGGTACGACGGCGATGTTTTTGTATCCGTGGCTCTATCAGCTCAATCTCGATCATCACTGGATTGACATCACACCACAGATTGTCGGCCTGTACTTTGGCTCAACGATACACGAAGTCGCTCAGGTTGTTGCCGCAGGACATGCCATTGATGGTGCAACAGAGAACATCGCCGTCATCAGCAAAATGCTGCGCGTGATGATGCTGGCCCCTTTCCTTCTCATTCTTGGGTTTTACCTGAAAAAAGCGACGCAAAAAAGTGACGCGGAAGACGCGATTCCACTGATGTTTCCGTGGTTTGCTCTGGGGTTTATCGCCGTTGCCGCCTTCAACTCTTTCTCACTCCTCTCTCCGACACTCGTCACGCAGTTAGTTCAACTTAATAATATTCTGCTGACCATGGCAATGGTTGCGCTGGGGCTGACGACCCGATTTAGTGCCATTCGTCAGGCAGGTGCAAAGCCGCTGCTGCTGGCACTTGTTCTGTTTCTCTGGCTGGTCGTTGGCGGTGCGGGCATTAATCTGTTCTTCGAACATTTATTCGGCTAA
- the yieE gene encoding DNA-binding transcriptional regulator YeiE, whose translation MHITLRQLEVFAEVLKSGSTTQASVVLALSQSAVSAALADLEGQLGVQLFDRVGKRLVVNEHGRLLYPKALALLEQSMEIEQLFRRDNGALRIYASSTIGNYLLPAMIARYRHDYPDIPLELHVGNTKDVITRVSEFSVDLGLIEGPCHHPDLITQPWLEDELVVFCSPDHPLSRGTVSLAALADAHWILRERGSGTREVLDHLLLTHLSHFHLVMELGNSEAIKHAVRHGIGISCLSRHVIAEQLASGSLVELKVPLPKLTRTLYLVHHRQKHLSNVLQRFLSYCCETP comes from the coding sequence ATGCATATCACGTTACGTCAACTGGAAGTCTTTGCCGAAGTCCTGAAAAGCGGTTCAACGACACAGGCCTCCGTTGTGCTTGCCCTGTCTCAATCGGCCGTCAGCGCGGCTCTGGCGGATTTAGAAGGGCAGTTGGGTGTTCAACTTTTCGATCGCGTGGGCAAGCGTCTGGTGGTTAATGAACATGGCCGCCTGTTGTACCCCAAAGCGCTGGCATTACTTGAACAGTCAATGGAAATTGAACAGCTTTTCCGCCGTGATAATGGGGCGCTGCGCATTTATGCCAGCAGTACTATCGGCAACTACCTGCTGCCCGCGATGATTGCCCGCTATCGCCATGACTACCCTGATATACCGCTGGAACTTCATGTAGGCAATACGAAAGATGTGATCACCCGGGTGTCTGAATTCAGTGTTGACCTGGGGTTGATCGAAGGGCCTTGCCATCATCCTGATTTGATTACGCAGCCCTGGCTGGAAGATGAACTGGTGGTGTTTTGTTCTCCCGACCATCCGCTCAGCCGGGGTACGGTATCATTAGCGGCGCTGGCAGATGCACATTGGATCCTGCGTGAACGAGGTTCAGGCACGCGTGAGGTGTTGGATCATCTGCTACTGACACACCTATCGCATTTTCATTTGGTGATGGAATTAGGCAACTCGGAGGCGATTAAACATGCGGTTCGCCACGGGATTGGTATCAGTTGCCTGTCACGACATGTGATTGCCGAACAGCTAGCGTCAGGTTCGCTGGTGGAACTGAAGGTGCCGCTGCCTAAACTCACGCGGACGCTGTATCTGGTACATCACCGGCAGAAACATCTGTCAAATGTGCTGCAACGTTTCCTGAGTTATTGCTGTGAAACGCCATAG
- the fruB gene encoding fused PTS fructose transporter subunit IIA/HPr protein: MFQLSQQDIHLGAAASNKQEAIQLVASALTDAGCVNAGYVDGMLQREQQTSTYLGSGIAIPHGTTDTRDLVLKTGVQVFQFPQGIAWGEDQTAYVVLGIAARSDEHLALLRQLTHVLSDDRVAARLASTKSAEELRSLLMGEQQLAEFRFDTSLIALDVATDNLLTLQALNAGRLQQVGAADASFVSTAVSNKPLNLGQGVWFSDSAVGNLSSAAAVARPATPFSVDGENVALLVTVAAADDQAFAPIDYLSNLLIAQKAERLLTADAPTLLALLTSDVPEESEVLTAEFTIRNEHGLHARPGTMLVNVIKQFSSDITVTNLDGTGKPANGRSLMKVVALGVKKGHKLRFTASGSDAEQALAAIGDAITSGLGEGAA; this comes from the coding sequence ATGTTCCAGTTGTCACAGCAAGATATTCATTTGGGCGCAGCGGCCAGCAACAAGCAGGAAGCTATCCAGCTTGTTGCTTCAGCGCTGACCGATGCCGGGTGCGTTAACGCAGGGTATGTCGACGGCATGCTCCAGCGCGAACAGCAAACATCCACCTATTTGGGAAGCGGCATTGCTATCCCTCATGGCACCACTGATACCCGCGATCTGGTATTGAAGACCGGGGTTCAAGTATTCCAGTTTCCTCAGGGTATTGCCTGGGGTGAAGATCAAACCGCCTATGTGGTACTCGGTATTGCAGCCCGTTCTGATGAACACCTTGCGCTGCTGCGTCAACTGACCCACGTTCTGAGCGACGATCGCGTAGCGGCTCGCTTGGCAAGCACAAAGTCAGCGGAAGAACTGCGTAGCCTGCTGATGGGCGAGCAACAACTGGCGGAATTCCGCTTTGATACCTCGCTGATTGCGTTGGATGTGGCGACCGATAATCTGCTGACGCTTCAGGCGCTGAATGCCGGTCGTCTTCAGCAGGTCGGTGCAGCCGACGCCAGCTTTGTCAGCACCGCGGTCAGCAACAAGCCGCTGAATCTGGGGCAAGGTGTGTGGTTCAGCGATAGCGCGGTGGGTAACCTCAGCAGCGCAGCCGCAGTGGCGCGTCCGGCTACGCCTTTCAGCGTTGATGGTGAAAACGTGGCGTTATTGGTCACGGTAGCTGCGGCTGACGATCAGGCTTTTGCGCCGATCGATTATCTGAGCAACCTGCTGATTGCACAAAAAGCGGAACGTCTGCTGACGGCTGATGCGCCGACGCTGCTGGCACTTTTGACCAGCGACGTACCGGAAGAGAGCGAAGTGCTGACGGCAGAATTTACCATTCGCAACGAGCACGGTCTGCACGCGCGTCCGGGCACTATGCTGGTGAATGTGATCAAACAGTTCAGCAGTGATATTACCGTCACCAATCTGGATGGCACAGGCAAACCGGCAAATGGCCGCAGCCTGATGAAAGTCGTCGCGCTGGGCGTGAAGAAAGGCCATAAACTGCGCTTCACCGCCAGCGGTAGCGATGCGGAACAAGCACTGGCCGCCATTGGCGACGCGATTACGTCCGGTTTGGGCGAGGGGGCAGCATGA